A stretch of Myxococcus virescens DNA encodes these proteins:
- a CDS encoding Hint domain-containing protein: MKKTFLPTLAVAFGIATQATAAWVPSHYRCAFDQLTSDQARGRQSWAKRWADADPYNISTGKDQRFWATVYDQDAQDALNLFNTHVYPVYVDPNAGYEPWRGPGALGTDTAALTGNQIDALNHLAKPVHVVMDGVCEPGCYTPDQKVLFQDGYVPIQKAQEAGTAELVTLSPDASFGNLRTMPNTVERYTLDRDPAQQDILVFRTRSGGSLSVTLEHPLVTAEGSMKKAKDFVAGEHLVRQDGTTDEITGIQQQAWFGKVYNLRPVTHDLTSNILVAEGYLNGSGRFQSEYVEELNRLILRVNVPDELIP, from the coding sequence ATGAAGAAGACATTTCTGCCGACGCTCGCAGTTGCCTTCGGAATTGCCACACAGGCCACGGCGGCGTGGGTGCCCAGTCACTATCGTTGCGCGTTCGACCAGCTCACCTCGGACCAGGCGCGCGGCCGCCAGTCCTGGGCGAAGCGGTGGGCAGACGCGGACCCGTACAACATCTCGACCGGGAAGGATCAGCGCTTCTGGGCCACCGTCTACGACCAGGACGCGCAGGACGCCCTCAACCTGTTCAACACCCACGTGTATCCGGTGTATGTGGACCCGAACGCGGGCTATGAGCCCTGGCGCGGCCCCGGCGCGCTCGGCACTGACACCGCGGCCCTCACCGGCAACCAGATTGACGCGCTGAACCACCTCGCGAAGCCCGTGCATGTCGTCATGGACGGCGTCTGCGAGCCGGGCTGCTACACCCCGGACCAGAAGGTGCTCTTCCAGGATGGCTACGTTCCCATCCAGAAGGCGCAGGAGGCTGGCACCGCCGAGCTCGTCACGCTCTCCCCGGATGCCTCGTTCGGCAACCTGCGCACGATGCCGAACACGGTGGAGCGCTACACCCTGGACCGTGACCCCGCCCAGCAGGACATCCTTGTCTTCCGCACGCGGTCGGGGGGCAGCCTGTCCGTGACGCTCGAGCACCCGCTCGTCACCGCCGAGGGCTCGATGAAGAAGGCCAAGGACTTCGTCGCCGGAGAGCACCTGGTCCGGCAGGACGGCACGACGGACGAAATCACCGGCATCCAGCAACAGGCCTGGTTCGGCAAGGTCTACAACCTGCGCCCCGTCACCCACGACCTGACCTCGAACATCCTCGTGGCCGAGGGCTACCTCAACGGCTCCGGGCGATTCCAGAGCGAGTACGTGGAGGAGCTCAACCGCCTCATCCTCCGCGTCAACGTCCCGGATGAGCTCATCCCGTAA
- a CDS encoding ArsR/SmtB family transcription factor, with product MEELSQSFRVLGDPTRLRILRLVAEAPLNVTELVSLVGVAQSSVSHHLGKLKGLGLLREERHAGYSYYSLALEQADGRWPLIQMARQAEDAAGDSARLKDLLRAREDRQALNERLLEPGQSWFLWAGALASLLPPLEVADFGCGTGVLSVAIARWARRVWAIDQNADALDQARERAGREGLENIRFLREDLHRLSLASGSLDLVVISQSLHHVEEPQAVLAESARLLKPGGRLVLLELMPHDERWVLERLGHRHLGFAPESLEAALREAGFTSLTRETHARDGASPFRVFLLTGVKPS from the coding sequence ATGGAAGAGCTGTCCCAGTCATTCCGGGTGCTCGGAGACCCGACCCGGCTGCGCATCCTCCGGTTGGTGGCCGAGGCCCCGTTGAACGTGACGGAGCTGGTGTCCCTGGTGGGCGTGGCGCAGTCCTCCGTGTCCCATCACCTGGGCAAGCTGAAGGGCCTGGGCCTGCTGCGCGAGGAGCGCCACGCGGGCTACAGCTACTACTCGCTGGCCCTGGAGCAGGCGGACGGCCGCTGGCCGCTCATCCAGATGGCGCGGCAGGCGGAGGACGCGGCGGGGGACTCGGCGCGGCTGAAGGATTTGCTGCGGGCGCGCGAGGACCGGCAGGCGCTCAACGAGCGGCTGCTGGAGCCGGGGCAGTCGTGGTTCCTGTGGGCAGGCGCGCTGGCGTCGCTGCTGCCGCCGCTGGAGGTGGCCGACTTCGGGTGCGGCACCGGCGTGCTGAGCGTGGCCATCGCTCGCTGGGCGCGGCGCGTGTGGGCCATTGACCAGAACGCGGACGCGCTGGACCAGGCGCGGGAGCGGGCGGGCCGTGAGGGCCTGGAGAACATCCGCTTCCTCCGCGAGGACCTGCACCGGCTGTCGCTCGCGTCCGGCAGCCTGGACCTGGTGGTGATTTCGCAGAGCCTCCACCACGTGGAGGAGCCGCAGGCGGTGCTGGCCGAGTCCGCCCGCCTGCTCAAGCCGGGCGGCCGGCTGGTGCTGTTGGAGTTGATGCCGCACGACGAGCGCTGGGTGCTGGAACGGCTGGGCCACCGGCACCTGGGCTTCGCGCCTGAATCCCTCGAAGCCGCGCTGCGCGAGGCCGGCTTCACGTCCCTGACCCGGGAGACGCACGCCCGGGACGGGGCCAGCCCCTTTCGTGTCTTCCTGCTGACTGGAGTCAAACCGTCATGA
- a CDS encoding patatin-like phospholipase family protein: MATPTHTPTLHELLAGKRFGLVLSAGYFGFYGHAGFLKGLAAAGLSPHAYAGTSAGGMVAAYAAAGTPVRDVEELVLRQTRANFWDPDPIGAVLNADAAGHGLTGLLKGERFRKLLDATLPVRTFEELPHPLLLVGANLTLGSHDVFTSGELAPRVHATCAYPGLFRAVPLEGSLYWDGGLVDKAPALSLHESAVGKELDAILVHYLPSKTRKVVGGPMAYAQGLAAGSAALRQDHFRLQLTVLEQKQVPVYVVVSNLPPVSPTTMERGFDALDQAKLAAERALARPPVPFAQAEW; encoded by the coding sequence ATGGCGACTCCCACCCACACCCCGACCCTCCACGAGCTGCTCGCCGGCAAGCGCTTCGGACTCGTCCTCTCCGCTGGATATTTCGGCTTCTACGGTCACGCGGGCTTCCTCAAGGGCCTGGCCGCCGCGGGCCTCAGTCCTCATGCCTACGCGGGTACATCCGCGGGCGGAATGGTGGCGGCCTATGCCGCCGCGGGCACGCCGGTGCGTGACGTGGAGGAGCTGGTGCTGCGCCAGACGCGCGCCAACTTCTGGGACCCGGACCCCATTGGCGCGGTGCTCAACGCGGACGCGGCGGGACACGGCCTGACGGGCCTGCTCAAGGGTGAGCGCTTCCGCAAGCTGCTGGATGCCACGCTGCCGGTGCGCACCTTCGAGGAGCTGCCACACCCGCTGCTGCTGGTGGGCGCCAACCTCACGCTGGGCAGCCACGATGTGTTCACCTCGGGCGAGCTGGCCCCGCGCGTCCACGCGACGTGTGCCTACCCCGGCCTGTTCCGCGCGGTGCCCCTGGAGGGCAGCCTGTACTGGGACGGTGGCCTGGTGGACAAGGCGCCCGCGCTGTCGCTGCACGAGAGCGCCGTGGGCAAGGAGCTGGACGCCATCCTCGTGCACTACCTGCCCAGCAAGACGCGCAAGGTGGTGGGCGGCCCCATGGCCTACGCGCAGGGGCTGGCCGCGGGCTCGGCGGCGCTGCGCCAGGACCACTTCCGCCTCCAGCTCACCGTGCTGGAGCAGAAGCAGGTGCCCGTCTACGTCGTCGTCTCCAACCTGCCGCCCGTGTCTCCCACCACCATGGAGCGCGGCTTCGACGCGCTGGACCAGGCGAAGCTGGCCGCGGAGCGCGCCCTGGCACGGCCTCCGGTCCCCTTCGCGCAGGCGGAGTGGTGA
- the metH gene encoding methionine synthase, which yields MTSPVPAALPLPPGENGRRVEALRAAMRERVLVLDGAMGTLLQNEDLKAADFGGPEYEGCNEHLVLTRPELVERIHARYFEAGADVTETDSFGGTPLVLAEFGLGHKALEINEASARLARNAAAAAEAKDGRMRWVAGSMGPTTKAISVTGGVTFEELVDNFAVQAEGLALGGSDYLLIETAQDTRNVKAALLGAERAFQKLGYALPVAVSGTIEPMGTMLAGQSVESLAASLEHTDLLYLGLNCATGPDFMTDHLRSLASMSAFPVSCVPNAGLPDENGNYLETPEMLARSVRRFCEQGWLNVVGGCCGTHAGHIETMAKAVQGLKPRAGSPRPRASLSGVDYLEVTDEQRPLIVGERTNVIGSKKFKELIVAGQFDDASEIARAQVKRGAQVIDICLANPDRDELEDMRNFLEAVIKKVRVPLMIDSTDERVIEMALTYSQGKAIINSVNLEDGEERFEKVVPLARRFGAALVVGCIDEVGMAVTRQRKLEVAERSYELLTKKYGMKPEDLYFDPLVFPCATGDAQYIGSGVETIEGVRLIKQRFPRCKTVLGISNVSFGLPAAGREVLNSVFLYHNVQAGLDMALVNSEKLERYPSLPEEERKLSEDLLYNRGADPVTPFAAAFRERKAARAQVSTLPLEERLQRYIIEGTRDGLTADLEAAMQKYSPLEIINGPLMKGMDEVGRLFGANELIVAEVLQSAESMKAAVSFLEPHMSKAQAAMRGKVVLATVKGDVHDIGKNLVEIILANNGFHIVNLGIKVPPEQLVQAVREHQPDILGLSGLLVKSAHQMVATAEDLKRAGVDVPILVGGAALSRNFVDRNIAPAYGAGTVAYAQDAMNGLELAKQIVDPSSHEKLRGELAVRREKLAREVKERPAPAAVVTRGRSAEVKVLDAVPSAPDWERHVLSNTPLDHIWKFINPVMLYGRHLGLRSSARVLGTPAEAELAKTEEGRKALALKEAVEELKGFLRGGLMQARAVFQFYKAGSDGNRVVLFDGASGKEAASFDFPRQDREGGLCLADYLRPLEGGAPTDNVAMFVVTAGSGIRELSEELKAKGEFLKMHAVQALALETAEGYAELLHTQLRSMWGTPDRQDMTMLERFRAEYVGKRYSFGYPACPRLEDQSKLFAALRPEDIGVQLTDGSMMEPEASVSAIVFHHPQASYFSVT from the coding sequence ATGACGAGCCCTGTCCCCGCTGCCCTCCCGCTGCCTCCTGGTGAGAATGGCCGTCGCGTGGAGGCCCTGCGCGCCGCGATGCGTGAGCGCGTGCTGGTGCTGGATGGCGCCATGGGCACGCTGCTCCAGAACGAGGACCTCAAGGCGGCGGACTTCGGTGGCCCGGAGTACGAGGGGTGCAACGAGCACCTCGTCCTCACGCGCCCCGAGCTGGTGGAGCGCATCCATGCGCGCTACTTCGAGGCCGGCGCGGACGTGACGGAGACGGACAGCTTCGGCGGCACGCCGCTGGTGCTGGCGGAGTTCGGCCTGGGTCACAAGGCGCTCGAAATCAACGAGGCCTCCGCCCGGCTGGCGCGCAACGCCGCCGCCGCCGCCGAGGCGAAGGACGGCCGCATGCGCTGGGTGGCGGGCTCCATGGGCCCCACGACCAAGGCCATCAGCGTCACCGGCGGCGTCACCTTCGAGGAACTGGTGGACAACTTCGCGGTGCAGGCCGAAGGGCTCGCGCTGGGGGGCTCGGACTACCTGCTGATTGAGACGGCGCAGGACACCCGCAACGTGAAGGCGGCGCTGCTGGGCGCCGAGCGCGCGTTCCAGAAGCTGGGCTACGCGCTGCCGGTGGCGGTGTCCGGCACGATTGAGCCCATGGGCACCATGCTGGCCGGGCAGAGCGTGGAGAGCCTGGCCGCGTCGCTGGAGCACACGGACCTGCTGTACCTGGGCCTCAACTGCGCCACGGGCCCGGACTTCATGACGGACCACCTGCGCTCGCTGGCGTCGATGAGCGCGTTCCCCGTGTCATGTGTGCCCAACGCGGGCCTGCCGGACGAGAACGGCAACTACCTGGAGACGCCGGAGATGCTGGCGCGCTCCGTGCGGCGTTTCTGTGAGCAGGGCTGGCTCAACGTGGTGGGAGGGTGCTGTGGCACGCACGCGGGGCACATCGAGACGATGGCCAAGGCGGTGCAGGGGCTGAAGCCGCGCGCGGGCTCGCCGCGTCCCCGGGCCTCGCTGTCTGGCGTGGACTACCTGGAGGTGACGGACGAGCAGCGCCCCCTCATCGTGGGCGAGCGCACGAACGTCATCGGCAGCAAGAAGTTCAAGGAGCTCATCGTCGCCGGCCAGTTCGACGACGCGTCGGAGATTGCGCGCGCGCAGGTGAAGCGGGGCGCGCAGGTCATCGACATCTGCCTGGCCAACCCGGACCGCGACGAACTCGAGGACATGCGCAACTTCCTGGAGGCGGTCATCAAGAAGGTGCGCGTGCCCTTGATGATTGACTCCACCGACGAGCGCGTCATCGAGATGGCGCTCACCTACAGCCAGGGCAAGGCCATCATCAATTCGGTCAACCTGGAGGACGGCGAGGAGCGCTTCGAGAAGGTGGTGCCGCTGGCGCGCCGCTTCGGTGCGGCCCTGGTGGTGGGCTGCATCGACGAGGTGGGCATGGCCGTCACGCGCCAGCGCAAGCTGGAGGTGGCGGAGCGCTCGTACGAGCTGCTGACGAAGAAGTACGGCATGAAGCCGGAGGACCTGTACTTCGACCCGCTCGTGTTCCCCTGTGCCACGGGTGACGCGCAGTACATCGGCAGCGGCGTGGAGACGATTGAAGGCGTGCGCCTCATCAAGCAGCGCTTCCCGCGCTGCAAGACGGTGTTGGGCATCTCCAACGTGTCCTTCGGTTTGCCCGCCGCGGGGCGCGAGGTGCTCAACTCCGTCTTCCTGTACCACAACGTCCAGGCGGGCCTGGACATGGCGCTGGTCAACTCGGAGAAGCTGGAGCGCTACCCGTCGCTCCCCGAGGAAGAGCGCAAGCTGTCCGAGGACCTGCTCTACAACCGCGGCGCGGACCCGGTGACGCCCTTCGCCGCGGCCTTCCGTGAGCGCAAGGCCGCGCGGGCCCAGGTGAGCACGCTGCCGCTGGAGGAGCGGCTCCAGCGCTACATCATCGAAGGCACGCGTGACGGCCTCACCGCGGACCTGGAAGCGGCCATGCAGAAGTACTCGCCGCTGGAAATCATCAACGGCCCGCTGATGAAGGGCATGGACGAGGTGGGCCGCCTCTTCGGCGCCAACGAGCTGATTGTCGCGGAGGTGCTCCAGAGCGCCGAGTCCATGAAGGCGGCGGTGAGCTTCCTGGAGCCGCACATGAGCAAGGCCCAGGCGGCCATGCGCGGCAAGGTGGTGCTCGCCACGGTGAAGGGTGACGTGCACGACATCGGGAAGAACCTGGTGGAAATCATCCTGGCCAACAACGGCTTCCACATCGTGAATCTGGGCATCAAGGTGCCCCCCGAGCAGCTGGTGCAGGCCGTGCGCGAGCACCAGCCGGACATCCTGGGGCTGTCGGGCCTGCTGGTGAAGAGCGCGCACCAGATGGTGGCCACCGCGGAGGACCTGAAGCGGGCGGGCGTGGACGTGCCGATCCTGGTGGGCGGCGCCGCGCTCAGCCGCAACTTCGTGGACCGCAACATCGCCCCGGCCTACGGCGCCGGCACGGTGGCCTACGCGCAGGACGCGATGAACGGGCTCGAGCTGGCCAAGCAGATTGTCGACCCGTCCTCGCACGAGAAGCTGCGCGGCGAGCTGGCCGTCCGCCGGGAGAAGCTGGCGCGCGAGGTGAAGGAGCGGCCGGCTCCGGCGGCGGTCGTGACGCGCGGGCGCAGCGCGGAGGTGAAGGTGTTGGACGCCGTGCCGTCCGCGCCGGACTGGGAGCGGCACGTGCTGTCGAACACGCCGCTGGACCACATCTGGAAGTTCATCAACCCGGTGATGCTGTACGGGCGGCACCTGGGCCTGCGCTCTTCAGCGCGTGTGCTGGGCACGCCGGCCGAGGCGGAGCTGGCGAAGACGGAGGAGGGGCGCAAGGCGCTGGCCCTCAAGGAGGCCGTGGAGGAGCTGAAGGGCTTCCTGCGCGGCGGCCTCATGCAGGCGCGCGCCGTGTTCCAGTTCTACAAGGCGGGCAGTGACGGCAACCGGGTGGTGCTCTTCGACGGCGCGTCCGGCAAGGAGGCCGCGTCCTTCGACTTCCCGCGCCAGGACCGCGAAGGCGGCCTGTGCCTGGCGGATTACCTGCGCCCGCTGGAGGGCGGCGCGCCGACGGACAACGTGGCCATGTTCGTCGTCACCGCGGGCTCCGGCATCCGCGAGCTGTCCGAGGAGCTGAAGGCGAAGGGCGAGTTCCTGAAGATGCACGCGGTGCAGGCGCTGGCGCTGGAGACGGCGGAGGGCTACGCGGAGCTGCTGCACACGCAGCTGCGCAGCATGTGGGGCACGCCGGACCGGCAGGACATGACGATGCTGGAGCGCTTCCGCGCGGAGTACGTGGGCAAGCGCTACTCCTTCGGCTACCCGGCCTGTCCCCGGCTGGAGGACCAGTCGAAGCTGTTCGCGGCGCTGCGGCCGGAGGACATCGGCGTGCAGCTCACGGACGGCTCCATGATGGAGCCGGAGGCCTCGGTGTCCGCCATCGTCTTCCACCATCCGCAGGCGTCGTACTTCTCCGTGACGTGA
- a CDS encoding S8 family peptidase, whose amino-acid sequence MPMSSLLSMRPLRYAMLSLSVLAFAPSAVAAPPAKSLKPRAPVTKPTGRELAGDTYVERIVVKFHEGSRVRLRDQRLVALSSDRDAAERSLLAGRGLGDARLEADLGHVTSLLERAPRIGAMARLFDEAESTLEARKASGERQSGEQLADLNLYFEVPLMPGTTSERVADLVAALNSLDGVEVAYAEPPPEPAMVDFGMDAAVRSLLAAADLPPVTPLYENNQGYLNAAPEGIDAKYAWTVRNGQGQNVKVVDIEGGWRTTHEDMPDLFHMGGTQYTDRSWRDHGTAVLGEIVGARNAYGVSGIAHQAKAGYEAIGAQSTASAITRAATAAGLGGIVLIELHARGPSDGTACSCNTSQCDYIAMEYWQANYDAIKTATANGVIVVEAAGNGSADLDAPAYGSVFNRNTRDSGAIIVGGSTATTRLPMCWTNFGSRVDVHGWGERVYTMGYGNVFGASHGEDQFYTSSFSGTSSASPIVVGAAASAQGVALANGRRLTSTQMRSLLRANGTPQPANTRQIGPLPDLRRALPKVIAGDY is encoded by the coding sequence ATGCCGATGTCGTCGCTCCTGTCGATGCGCCCCCTGCGGTACGCGATGCTGTCCCTGTCCGTGCTCGCCTTCGCTCCCTCGGCGGTGGCGGCGCCTCCCGCGAAGTCCTTGAAGCCGCGCGCGCCCGTCACCAAGCCCACCGGCCGCGAGCTGGCCGGGGACACCTACGTGGAGCGCATCGTGGTGAAGTTCCACGAAGGCAGCCGGGTGCGCCTGCGCGACCAGCGGTTGGTGGCCCTGTCGTCGGACCGGGACGCCGCGGAGCGCTCGCTGCTGGCTGGACGTGGGCTGGGTGATGCGCGCCTGGAGGCGGACCTGGGCCATGTGACGTCACTGCTGGAGCGCGCGCCCCGTATTGGCGCCATGGCCCGCCTGTTCGACGAAGCCGAGTCCACGCTGGAGGCGCGCAAGGCCTCCGGGGAGCGGCAGAGCGGTGAGCAACTGGCGGACCTGAACCTGTACTTCGAAGTCCCCCTGATGCCGGGCACCACGTCCGAGCGCGTGGCCGACCTGGTCGCCGCGCTCAACAGCCTGGACGGTGTCGAGGTGGCCTACGCCGAGCCGCCCCCCGAGCCGGCCATGGTGGACTTCGGCATGGACGCGGCAGTGCGCAGCCTGCTGGCCGCGGCGGACCTCCCCCCCGTCACGCCGCTCTACGAGAACAACCAGGGCTACCTCAACGCCGCGCCTGAGGGCATCGACGCGAAGTACGCGTGGACGGTCCGCAACGGCCAGGGGCAGAACGTGAAGGTGGTGGACATCGAGGGCGGGTGGCGCACCACGCACGAGGACATGCCCGACCTCTTCCACATGGGCGGCACCCAGTACACCGACCGGAGCTGGCGCGACCACGGCACGGCGGTGCTGGGTGAAATCGTGGGCGCGCGCAACGCCTATGGCGTGTCGGGCATCGCGCACCAGGCCAAGGCGGGCTACGAGGCCATCGGTGCCCAGAGCACGGCGAGCGCCATCACCAGGGCGGCCACGGCCGCGGGTCTGGGTGGCATCGTCCTCATCGAGCTGCACGCCCGCGGCCCCTCGGACGGCACGGCGTGCTCGTGCAACACCTCCCAGTGCGACTACATCGCGATGGAGTACTGGCAGGCCAACTACGACGCCATCAAAACGGCCACCGCCAACGGCGTCATCGTCGTGGAAGCGGCGGGCAACGGCAGCGCCGACCTGGATGCGCCCGCGTACGGGAGCGTGTTCAACCGCAACACCCGGGACTCGGGGGCCATCATCGTGGGTGGCAGCACGGCCACCACGCGCCTGCCCATGTGCTGGACGAACTTCGGCAGCCGCGTGGACGTGCATGGCTGGGGTGAGCGCGTCTACACCATGGGCTACGGCAACGTGTTCGGCGCCAGCCATGGCGAGGACCAGTTCTACACGTCCAGCTTCAGCGGCACCTCCAGCGCGTCCCCCATCGTGGTGGGCGCCGCCGCCAGCGCGCAGGGCGTGGCCCTGGCCAACGGGCGACGTCTGACCAGCACGCAGATGCGCTCGCTGCTGCGCGCCAACGGCACGCCGCAACCCGCGAACACGCGCCAGATTGGCCCGCTGCCGGACCTGCGCCGGGCCCTGCCCAAGGTCATCGCGGGCGACTACTGA